From one Solanum stenotomum isolate F172 chromosome 12, ASM1918654v1, whole genome shotgun sequence genomic stretch:
- the LOC125847597 gene encoding integrin-linked protein kinase 1-like, whose amino-acid sequence MEISTILMRHKDSSSGHFDMQMIGTFLSFASRGDRVGLNQMLRQGISPNVQDYDKRTALHLAASEGHASIVELLLAYKADVNLKDRWRRTPLTDAKLYGHRDICRILEVCGGKDSNSDHPLTVRREEDSIEVNIDISELNLQHSSIIEQGLFGESEKVKWRGTWVVKTVIKRVFSAKVNTLLRELRHPNILQFLGSIVHGDEMILITEYLPKGNLQDILRKRLDPPTALRYALDIARGMNYLHRHKPLPIVHNNLHLKNLLLDECGHLKIGEYWVQILDNQIYASQDCCQSNNGCNLISHLCHDISKDIYSFGLIFYQMLEGRQITDRSFETMHIKSVDLEKKLYTGRYPSRILQLIEDCTSTVPSTRPSFATVIEILEEVSLLSRKTGCPPCKKSKSPK is encoded by the exons ATGGAGATCAGTACAATATTGATGCGGCATAAAGATTCTTCATCTGGGCATTTTGACATGCAGATGATAGGCACTTTCTTGAGTTTCGCATCAAGGGGTGACAGAGTTGGTCTCAATCAGATGCTGAGGCAGGGAATTTCACCCAATGTACAGGACTATGACAAAAGAACTGCTCTACATCTTGCTGCTAGCGAAGGACACGCCTCTATTGTTGAACTTCTTTTGGCTTACAAGGCTGATGTTAATCTCAAAGATAGGTGGCGCCGGACT CCCTTAACAGATGCAAAGTTGTACGGGCACCGTGACATATGCAGGATCCTTGAGGTCTGTGGTGGCAAGGATTCCAACAGTGATCATCCTTTG ACTGTTCGGCGTGAAGAGGATTCAATTGAAGTGAATATTGACATATCTGAACTGAACTTGCAGCATTCTTCAATAATTGAGCAG GGCTTATTTGGGGAGTCTGAAAAGGTCAAATGGCGTGGAACATGGGTGGTTAAAACCGTAATCAAAAG GGTTTTTTCTGCTAAGGTTAACACTTTACTGAGGGAACTTCGACATCCAAATATTTTACAGTTTCTTGGATCAATTGTGCATGGTGATGAAATGATCTTGATCACAGAGTATTTGCCGAAA GGAAACTTGCAAGATATTTTGAGAAAGCGTCTTGACCCCCCAACTGCATTGCGCTATGCACTTGACATAGCTAG GGGAATGAATTACCTCCATCGGCACAAGCCCCTGCCTATTGTTCACAATAACTTGCATCTGAA GAACTTGTTACTAGATGAATGTGGGCACTTAAAGATTGGTGAATATTGGGTTCAAATATTGGATAATCAAATATATGCAAGTCAGGACTGTT GTCAATCAAACAACGGATGTAACTTAATCAGCCATCTGTGTCATGACATTAGCAAAGATATTtattcatttggcctcatcttTTACCAG ATGCTGGAAGGAAGACAAATAACTGACAGGAGTTTTGAGACCATGCATATCAAGTCTGTAGATTTGGAGAAAAAGCTTTATACAGGTCGATACCCGAGTAGAATTCTTCA GTTAATTGAGGACTGCACGAGTACAGTTCCTTCTACAAGGCCATCATTTGCTACAGTAATAGAAATCCTAGAAGAAGTCTCTTTACTATCAAGAAAAACAGGTTGCCCGCCGTGTAAGAAAAGCAAAAGTCCCAagtaa
- the LOC125847594 gene encoding uncharacterized protein LOC125847594, with protein MGNYISCTLSGPGGNKQSRGVKVIFPSGEIRHFYQPIKAAEIMMETPNFFLANTRSLHIGRRFSALNADEDLEMGNVYVMFPMKRLNSFVLAADMGALLLTANSVSKRVSIGSLRILPESSLAETEQIQIQGNYYENSTLPKLNLDDIEDFSSEEFKHRLSMCRSKKPLLETIAEEPVCLR; from the coding sequence ATGGGTAACTATATTTCTTGCACTTTATCAGGACCAGGAGGAAACAAGCAATCAAGAGGGGTAAAAGTTATATTCCCATCTGGTGAAATCAGGCATTTTTATCAACCAATCAAAGCAGCAGAGATTATGATGGAAACTCCTAATTTCTTTCTTGCAAACACTAGGTCTCTTCATATTGGAAGGAGATTTTCTGCGCTAAATGCTGATGAAGATCTTGAAATGGGAAATGTTTATGTTATGTTTCCAATGAAAAGACTGAATTCTTTTGTATTAGCTGCTGATATGGGTGCTCTGTTACTTACTGCTAACTCTGTTTCCAAAAGGGTGTCAATAGGGAGTTTAAGAATCTTGCCTGAATCGTCGCTTGCAGAAACTGAACAGATACAAATACAAGGGAATTATTATGAAAATTCGACTTTGCCTAAGTTGAATTTGGATGATATTGAAGATTTTTCAAGTGAAGAATTTAAGCATAGGTTATCTATGTGTAGATCGAAGAAGCCATTGTTGGAAACTATTGCTGAAGAACCAGTTTGTTTAAGATga
- the LOC125847589 gene encoding uncharacterized protein LOC125847589, with the protein MAGMRLLPEDPDVAQVRPTAASDLISDDDRSVAADSWSIKSEYGSTLDDEQRHADATEALNYRADYSSDKDEQEGEGVSSMLGFQSYWDAAYADELANFREHGHTGEVWFGGDVMENVVSWTKRLCMDICKNHLPNHIADADSEPVGQREKDMSGWSVLDIGTGNGLLLQELAKQGFSDLTGTDYSEGAVDLARSLADRDGFTNVKFLVDDILETKLDKRFLLVMDKGTLDAIGLHPDGPIKRIIYWDSVSRLVAPGGLLVITSCNSTKDELVEEVDTLNQRRVACQRPGTVESQEASVDPPPFRYLDHIRTYPTFTFGGSVGSRVATVAFLRN; encoded by the exons ATGGCCGGAATGAGACTGTTACCGGAGGACCCCGACGTCGCGCAGGTCCGACCAACGGCAGCATCCGACCTGATTTCCGACGACGACCGCTCTGTGGCGGCCGATTCGTGGTCCATAAAGAGCGAATACGGAAGTACTCTCGATGATGAGCAGCGCCACGCTGATGCTACTGAAGCTCTTAATTACCGAGCCGATTACAG TTCTGACAAAGATGAGCAGGAAGGTGAAGGAGTTTCTTCAATGCTTGGTTTCCAAAGCTATTGGGATGCTGCTTACGCTGATGAATTGGCAAACTTTCGTGAGCATGGTCACACTGGTGAAGTTTG GTTTGGTGGTGACGTCATGGAAAATGTTGTCTCTTGGACCAAACGTTTGTGCATGGACATTTGCAAGAATCATTTGCCAAATCACATAGCTGATGCCGATTCTGAGCCTGTTGGGCAGCGTGAGAAGGACATGTCAGGTTGGAGTGTGCTTGATATTGGGACTGGCAATGGTCTGCTTCTCCAAGAGCTTGCTAAACAAGg GTTCTCTGATCTCACTGGAACTGACTATAGTGAAGGAGCAGTTGACCTTGCAAGAAGCCTTGCTGATCGTGATGGTTTCACTAATGTCAAGTTCTTG GTTGATGACATTCTTGAGACAAAATTGGATAAAAGGTTTCTGCTAGTTATGGATAAGGGGACCTTAGATGCCATTGGATTGCATCCTGACGGTCCTATCAAAAG GATTATCTACTGGGACTCTGTTTCAAGGCTTGTCGCTCCTGGTGGATTATTG GTAATTACTTCATGTAATAGTACAAAAGATGAATTGGTAGAAGAAGTGGATACTCTCAATCAAAGAAGGGTTGCTTGTCAAAGACCAGGAACAGTCGAAAGCCAAGAAGCCTCAGTAGATCCTCCTCCTTTCCGCTATCTTGATCACATTCGCACATATCCTACATTCACATTTGGAGGATCAGTAGGCTCGCGTGTAGCAACTGTAGCATTCCTGAGGAACTGA